The DNA region GATGTCTCCCATGGTAACAGGGTcaactctgcctcctctcttATCTCAGCAGTTCTCTCAGGGAAAGTTGCAGTCAGCAGCTTTGTGAAAAGCTGTTAAGGGGAAACTCTGAGTTTGGACCTTCCAGGACCATTTAGGAGGACTCTTAATGGTAAGATAAGATCCTTTGTGAGTACGGCCCAGGTACTGTACTCCATTAATGTTATAAATGGACACAATGAACATTCAGTCCAATTATACATGAATACACACCCAGAAAGTAATAACTCTGTAGAGCATTTTTTTATTCGCGTCTGAGGgaatgtaaacagcagcaacaatcTGGGGAACATTGTCCACCAAACATCactgatgtaaacacagagtcccCTCGTCTCGACGGGGTCTTGCTTTCTGTCGGGGTGGAACATGGTCCGCCCTTCGAGTGCAACAGTTTGATCCGGGATGTTGTGATGGAGCCAGGTCTCTGTAAACACGTGGACACGACAGTCCCTGATTTCCCGTTGTTGGGTCCAGTCCATTAGCCGCAAGTAGGCTGGGTAGTGGAGCAGCCTTGGGTCCGAgctgggttagcttagctcttATTCCGGCTCTCTTCCCGCTTCCGGCTGGAATCTGGCTGGGTGGTCAAGATGCCGAGTACCACCGAACATATCTAACTTTATCTTCAGTCAAGACGTTTGtaactaacattagcattttaacattagTGAGTCTTGAAAATATAGAGTAGGATGTTATAACCTAATGCTAACGTTAAATATGACTCAATGTGCTGTCGACCTGCTAGAAGAAAATTCACTTGAATCAAACACGAGAGATTCCTGTTTTCAGCTCTATTCCAGATAATATATTATAATCTGTGACTGACGCATGGTTTTAAATCTTCTCCAACAGGCTGACACCACCTGCATCTTACTTAACGCCCACCAGGTTGTATTTACTTACTGTAACTAATTTCGCCAAGTATTTCTTTAACACCTAGTACACAAGGAGGATTACATTTAGCAGTCTTTGGGATCAGTCTTCAGCTGTTACCAAACATTATTTTACACTCAAGTCCTGTGGGGGGAAAGCTCTGAACGTTAGAGAAAGCTGCTAAAAGGCTGCTCAAGGACGTGACACATCTCCCTCATGCGCCTCCTACTACTGTTCCCACTGGCTTACAGACTTTGGGTCCTCAGGAGGGAGGTCAGGACAAACCAGATCAGGACAGAGAAAGCAGAGTCCTGCTGGATCTGCAGCTTCATCACTTTCAGCAGCTTCCACCAATTTAACATAGTCTCAcaatggatttaaaaaaaaaaaaaaaaagttgaaaatcGATGCAGAGGAATGAGAGATCTTTGAGTTTATGCCTTCTTCATGGTCAAAAGCTGgtgcctacatttcccacagtgCAACTCTACTGCCGACTGTTTGGTTGGAGATttaggtgtgttatgctagtagcgactaatgtagcctggagcctctagcctgcagcagagatgaagagTGGACCACAGAAGCAGTCTTcagctgtaaacagactttgatgtagAAGATCGGTGGAGTTTCCCTTCCAGGTCTGATTCACTTCACTGAACATATTGATCGGACCTGAGAGTCGACTGAAGCTGGAGCCTCATTCTGCAGGTTTATCAGCGGATgtgttcatcatcattatccTCCTCACCATTACTGAATCCGTTAATTATTTTTTACCTTGAAATTCAAATAATTTATGCATTGATAATgctatattaaaaaaaaggtatttcaAGGGATAATTAATGGGTAAATTAGTAACCATTAACTCTCATAACTTTTCAATTAAGGTGGAAATTGAAAAGATGGCTTTCACAATATTtggtcactttttaaaaaagggttttACCCTTTCAAAACTCCTTAATCCATATCCAGAGTTGACGTGTAGGagacaaacagaacagagatAACATCagtttaatattatatttgaCCTAAAGTGATAATTAAGGGTTCAGGAAATTAAGAGTTTAGTTTTTGCCTTTTGGGAACCCCTTGTTAAGGCTACcttaacacataaaacatggtCATTAATGATTTGTCAAATAGTTTAACCGTTGCTTATGCAGTGTTACACATTTGGAGTGATTCATTAACAAATTAAACCAGATTCTTAAGTGTTAGATACATCTATATAGTTCCCTTTAAAAATGTACGTATTCACTTAAATAGTgtttaatggatttttttttttttttttttttttttttttttaaacataatggTGGTTAcatattaatgtaatttaaatgtttcttctgATTTATCCATTAGAACAAACCATGCAAACAAGGTCTCATCAGGGTAGAAGCTTTAatctcattcatttcttttagttATCTGGATTTTTCACTGTAGAGGTTTCTCCTTCACTGTGATTGGTCCAAAAGCCGTTTCCTGTTCCCACTGAGCACctgcaacacagaaacacgACACCAAGCCCTTAATGTTAATAAGTTATTACAGGTACCTCTTGATATGTAccaaaaaaaggacaataaaaaaaaaaaaaaaaaaaaaaaaaaaaaaaagggaggggggggttcaCCCCAAATTTGCAGGCAATTAATGGAATAAGGGGAGAATTAAAATTTAAGTATAGCCATCCCTTAATTTTCCACTTAAATGGATAGCTTTTGGTGTCACTTGGTCAAATTCAAGGAGAGTTTTACCTCCTTAACTTTGCAGATAATCCATGACAATATTTCAATGGATAAATCAGAACAGGAATAGTGTCCACTCAATCCCATTGGAATGACCTTGATTATATTGATAAAGTCGATATATGAAactaagataaaaaaaaacaacatggcttAAAAAGTTCCAGGTATGAAAACGATGCACCTTTACAGGCCGCGCCCCTCACAGGAGGCGGGGCCAGAGCTGTGAATCAACACTTCCTTCTGCTATTGGCTGCATACAGGTTTATTAACATGGTGTGAGAAGTGTAGGAAACCCAGTAAAAAAGGTGTGCAGGCGGCATGAGACGTTGAATCTCTATCAGCAGCAGGTGGTGGAGATGCAGTGATAAACTTTAATAATCTTACAGCTTGTGGACAAAGACGCTACAGAACCTCCGTTTAGATTCAACCATGACAAACTGTAGAAAAATGCTTTCATTAGTCGGTTCTTTTCAGTGATGTTGGTACACGTCGTATTTTGCCATCAATTCAGGTTGTGCTGGACAGGTttaggcagtggtggaaagtaactaaggACATTTgctgaagtactgtacttaagcacaagtacctcaaaattgtgctttatatttatatatattatattttggaAGCcaatattgtattttgtacgtcttccaccactgggtTTTGGACTGCCTCCACTTACCAGTCAGGCGGCCTCCTGTCCCACAGTTTGTGTCGCAGCAGGTGCAGGTGTGATGGCTGCCACTGGCTTCCCTCCACCTGTCAAACAAAAGCTCAGATTCTTTACggataaaaaatgtttcagattcTTCCATCTCGTCACTTCaggagatttttctttttaaatccatCAGCTGACAGCGTTACCGCTCGGTATTCTTTGTAGTATGTGCCAAGCTCTTGCATTTTAGTTTAAACACATCTCCAATAATTAACATACATATTTCTTAAAAATAAGTTTGTTTTTGCAATGACAAGAACTTTATTTTCTGACCATCAGATTTCAGATCGATAGGTTTTCTCCATCCACCATGAACTAAAATGAAGTGAGTGCTATTTGAAATTATTGTCCTTAATATTTCTCTGAAATTTAAGTGGAATGTACCacatgttttcagctgtttaGACAGAAACCTCAGctgaaaatctaaaaatatacaTCTTAAATGAAAATCTAAATCAAGGTAATGAAGTGAATTTGACAGAGCACAAATAAAATTGCTTTGTAGTGattcagaaacaaaaaacacaatgtcaGTTAAAAATCCAAGTTATTTAAACCCACTGAGAAAGATGGTATTTGTAGTGttggcagcagagaggatgatgggagTTGTAGTGTTGATGGCGTCTTACCCGTTTGAGAATGAACAGGCCTTGTTGGTGGcatcaacagctgcagcagctgccgtGGCTCTCAGACTGCAGGTTATGAAGATctaaaagagacacaaagaggatTTAAGTTTATAGTCATAGAAATGAACTGAAGCCAACAGCTGTCTGGAAGGAAGGATGCGTGTTTGAGTCTCACCACGCCGCTGCCGTCCTGCTGGAACCTGAACGCCTCCACCTCAAACTGCAGTCTGTCGTCCTGAGACCGAGGCAGGAAGTGAGAGTCGGAGCCCGTCAGCTGACTGTCAAACAGGCACCTGAACGCAACACACAGGGGACCATCAGAAAGAAACGGACCTCAATAAATGAGGAAAGATTTCAGTGTGTGGGACGACAGGCTacagcatgaataaataaatactgtccAAGggacaataaataaagaaaattaaatagACTCCATCCAGACATGTTTCAGGGCATGCATAAAAATAACCAACAAAATATTTTGCTTTGAATAATGACTTCAGGTAAGTTTTTCAATACAGTAGACTGACCCGTAGTTTCCCAGGAAGGCGTATCGAGGGACGGTGTCGATGTTGGGCACCACTGTGGCCACGCAGCTGTCCACAGTCACTCTGAGAGGGACGTGATGAAACTGTTTGACTGAAACTTCAAACTTCATCATGTCTCCCAGCAGGAACTGAGCGGACGGACGAGAGAACTGCCAATCGTCTGAGAGACacaggacagaaacaaagaaagacaggacGAGATGCTAATTATGTCTTTTAAATTTTATTGGTAATTCAACAGGATTCCAAATAGTGTGGCGTCCtataactaaatacatttacctCGAATTGTACTCGtttccattaaaaaacaacaaaaaaaaaaacagctaataaaatatgatccaCTGTTACagcttaaaatacaaaaagtataAGTAGTTAATTAGCGCCACCTTGACCAACATTAAAGTACTGCTTACatattaatacatcaataataatgatccaatacTACAATAGTACAACGATGACAGTAGCTACTCTTGCATTCCTATACTTGTACttttaagttacattttaaatgcaggacttttacttgtaattgggtatttttttaatactgtggtattgcttttttttaaaacttagTAAAATTATCTATATACTTTCACCACTGCTGATTTCAGTAATAAACATTACAAGGATCACAAAAGTCTGGTTATTAAAAAGAACTGCGTCATGGATGAGTCACCAGACACACTTGTTGAAGTTGGAACAAACCAGTCATGAGTCTGATGGAGAAGTAAAGACTTCCCTCTGAAGCTTCGGTGACGCTGAACGGAGTCCAGGTCGGCTTCAACAGGCTGCTGCTCACGTCATGCTTCCtaaaaaacaccaacagcaAAACTCTGAAGTCAAGGGAACAGACAAAACTCTAGACGACACAAACTTTCCGGGTTCTGTTGTATAAAATCTGACCTCGGGTAGTGACACTGGATGCTGACTGAGACTTCT from Enoplosus armatus isolate fEnoArm2 chromosome 6, fEnoArm2.hap1, whole genome shotgun sequence includes:
- the LOC139286215 gene encoding zona pellucida sperm-binding protein 3-like translates to MMMMMMMMMMMGVVQMFSKRFVQKKTQNKLINTMLSVRVSLCLLCGALAATQDLNWNIQPAAGRFGNQSPNQPEVQGPAALLQEKQSFHEPLSWRFPDPPAEEEPRFPPDFQLKVPTAADSVSAVCGENSVRVEAKKDLLGIGKPVQAADVTLGGCPATGEDLEAQVLVFESELHGCGSQLQMSEDSFIYAFTLLYTPSPLGDSQIVRTREVSVSIQCHYPRKHDVSSSLLKPTWTPFSVTEASEGSLYFSIRLMTDDWQFSRPSAQFLLGDMMKFEVSVKQFHHVPLRVTVDSCVATVVPNIDTVPRYAFLGNYGCLFDSQLTGSDSHFLPRSQDDRLQFEVEAFRFQQDGSGVIFITCSLRATAAAAAVDATNKACSFSNGWREASGSHHTCTCCDTNCGTGGRLTGAQWEQETAFGPITVKEKPLQ